Proteins co-encoded in one Prunus persica cultivar Lovell chromosome G6, Prunus_persica_NCBIv2, whole genome shotgun sequence genomic window:
- the LOC18774603 gene encoding UPF0481 protein At3g47200, with amino-acid sequence MMNQSEEETHQLEGEEDEEETLKTKWVLEIKERLGTVKEAEESCIYQVPSKLRKVREDAYNPRVVSIGPFHRKNTDLVAAMREHKWRYMLSFLQQTDDPDESHECLEHCMDAIYNLDKEVRQCYAENIDYEKNELARIMLLDGCFILELFLRYYAKKVEKEDGPDPVLKSAWMIAALQHDLALLENQIPFFILKRLYDIVQPRVVINGHEAPHSVAGLALMFFQPLSRKPIAKDQHELGTDFKHLLDLLHKFYFLRAGVPGHEVSIKVKVNHVELVSKVKSQQSACLFFRKIFKRRKQQTASCLPEPDEPATNNKWGFNYCASELLESGIQFQIGSWEDNLLNITFSNGVISVPQLIIDEATSSVFRNLLAFEQYSLSSTHGVTSYAFLMKSLIRSSADTKLLREKGIIRHNRIGDHEYLSQFKDILDEVVVKDDFYFDTLRDQVNEYCTSWCSLSKLQVFLRVRFLREIRVLFSTYFSSTWSFTSFLAAFALLILTSMQTYYTIHPRR; translated from the exons ATGATGAATCAATCAGAAGAGGAAACACATCAG CTGGAAGGCgaggaagacgaagaagaGACATTGAAGACTAAGTGGGTATTGGAGATTAAAGAGAGACTCGGAACAGTTAAGGAAGCAGAAGAATCATGCATCTATCAAGTCCCAAGCAAACTTCGAAAGGTGAGAGAGGATGCCTACAATCCTCGCGTCGTCTCAATTGGACCTTTTCATCGAAAAAACACTGACCTTGTAGCTGCTATGAGAGAGCACAAATGGCGTTACATGTTAAGCTTTCTGCAGCAAACGGATGATCCTGACGAGTCTCATGAATGCTTGGAACATTGCATGGAtgctatttataatttagacaaGGAGGTTCGTCAATGCTACGCCGAAAACATCGACTATGAGAAGAATGAGCTAGCAAGAATAATGTTACTTGATGGCTGCTTCATCTTAGAACTCTTCCTCAGGTACTACGCCAAGAAAGTGGAAAAAGAAGACGGCCCTGATCCAGTACTAAAAAGTGCTTGGATGATCGCGGCTCTTCAGCATGATTTGGCTTTGCTTGAAAACCAAATCCCTTTCTTTATTCTCAAACGTTTGTATGACATTGTCCAGCCTCGTGTCGTGATCAACGGCCATGAAGCACCACACTCGGTTGCTGGCCTTGCTCTCATGTTCTTTCAACCTTTGAGCCGAAAGCCGATAGCTAAAGATCAACATGAGCTGGGGACAGACTTCAAGCACTTGCTTGATCTCTTGCACAAATTCTACTTCCTCAGAGCTGGAGTGCCTGGCCATGAGGTGTCAATTAAGGTCAAGGTCAATCATGTGGAATTGGTTTCCAAGGTTAAATCACAACAATCTGCATGcctttttttcagaaaaatatttaagagAAGAAAGCAACAAACTGCTTCATGCCTTCCTGAACCTGATGAGCCAGCAACAAACAACAAGTGGGGATTCAACTATTGCGCTTCGGAACTTTTAGAGTCTGGGATCCAGTTTCAGATTGGTTCTTGGGAGGACAATTTATTGAACATAACATTCAGCAATGGAGTCATCAGCGTTCCCCAGTTGATCATTGACGAGGCTACCAGTTCAGTGTTCAGGAACCTCCTTGCCTTCGAGCAATACAGCCTTAGCTCTACACATGGCGTGACGTCGTATGCCTTCCTCATGAAAAGTCTCATCCGTTCCTCAGCGGACACCAAGCTGCTCCGAGAAAAAGGGATCATAAGGCATAATAGGATTGGAGACCATGAGTATTTGAGTCAGTTCAAGGATATTCTTGATGAAGTTGTTGTCAAGGACGACTTCTATTTTGATACATTGCGAGACCAAGTGAACGAGTATTGCACGTCCTGGTGCAGCTTGAGCAAGCTTCAAGTATTTCTGAGGGTGCGATTTCTAAGAGAAATAAGGGTCCTTTTCAGCACCTACTTCTCTTCCACATGGAGTTTCACATCTTTCCTGGCTGCGTTTGCCCTTCTCATTCTCACATCCATGCAAACATACTACACCATTCACCCTCGCAGATGA
- the LOC18775506 gene encoding UPF0481 protein At3g47200 yields the protein MSQSEVKKDQQLEDKEIPTKATLMEEIRQRMGGVKRTVDVCIYKVPSKLRKVNEDAYNPRVVSIGPYHQENPDLVDAMKEHKWRYMTSFLQQTNIPQESKECLERCVDAIYELCGEARQCYSETIKYNENELAKIMLLDGCFILELFVRCHANVEVNEDGQPDPVRKSAWMITALQHDLGLLENQIPFFILVRLYEIVKPRATKNYSVASLALKFFDPLSRKPRPEEKDQLGTDFKHLLDLLHKFYFLTAVSVPSVVLNNITEEQTSSCPSEPDYTSSNKWGFKYCTSELLEAAIEFQIPAWDDNKLLNINFDNGVLSIPQLIITDASSSVLRNLIAFEQYGVSSTNGVTSYAFLLQSLISNTSDFKLLLDKEIIAHNRFSDPEFLSEFETIVKDVVPKDDFYFAKLRDQVDKYKTPWYHFNKLKVFFVVQLQSEIMIVWKNRFTAKWSFLSVLSALALLILAFLQTYYTMHDPSS from the exons ATGTCTCAATCAGAAGTGAAAAAGGATCAACAG CTGGAAGACAAAGAGATCCCAACGAAAGCTACGTTGATGGAGGAGATCAGACAGAGAATGGGAGGAGTGAAGAGAACAGTGGACGTATGCATCTATAAAGTTCCAAGTAAACTTCGAAAAGTGAATGAGGATGCCTACAATCCACGTGTCGTCTCAATTGGACCTTACCATCAAGAAAACCCTGACCTTGTAGATGCTATGAAAGAGCATAAATGGCGTTACATGACAAGCTTTCTTCAGCAAACAAATATTCCTCAAGAGTCTAAGGAATGCTTGGAACGCTGTGTTGATGCTATTTATGAGTTATGTGGCGAGGCTCGTCAATGCTACTCCGAAACTATCAAATACAACGAGAATGAGCTCGCAAAAATAATGTTACTTGACGGTTGCTTCATATTGGAACTTTTCGTCAGGTGCCATGCCAATGTAGAAGTAAACGAAGATGGCCAACCTGATCCAGTACGAAAGTCTGCTTGGATGATCACAGCTCTTCAGCATGACCTGGGATTACTTGAGAACCAGATCCCCTTCTTTATTCTGGTTCGTTTGTATGAGATTGTCAAGCCTCGTGCCACGAAGAATTACTCCGTCGCTAGCCTTGCTCTCAAGTTCTTTGACCCTTTGAGCCGAAAGCCAAGACCTGAGGAAAAGGATCAGCTGGGCACAGACTTCAAGCATTTACTTGATCTCTTGCACAAATTCTACTTCCTCACAGCTGTATCAGTACCTAGTGTCGTGCTCAACAATATTACTGAGGAACAAACTAGTTCATGCCCTTCTGAACCTGATTATACATCGAGCAACAAGTGGGGATTCAAGTATTGCACTTCGGAACTTTTGGAGGCTGCAATCGAGTTTCAAATTCCGGCTTGGGACGACAACAAATTGTTGAACATAAATTTCGACAATGGAGTCCTGAGCATTCCCCAATTGATCATTACCGACGCATCGAGTTCAGTGTTGAGGAACCTCATTGCCTTCGAGCAGTACGGTGTTAGCAGTACAAATGGAGTTACATCGTACGCATTCCTTCTGCAGAGTCTCATAAGTAACACATCAGATTTCAAGCTGCTTCTGGACAAAGAGATCATAGCCCATAATCGGTTTAGCGACCCTGaatttttgagtgaatttgAGACTATTGTAAAGGATGTTGTTCCCAAGGACGACTTCTACTTTGCTAAATTGCGGGACCAAGTGGACAAATACAAGACGCCCTGGTACCATTTTAACAAGCTTAAAGTATTTTTTGTGGTGCaacttcaaagtgaaattaTGATCGTTTGGAAGAATCGTTTCACTGCTAAATGGAGTTTCTTATCAGTGCTGAGTGCGCTTGCCCTTCTCATTCTCGCTTTCTTACAGACATATTATACCATGCACGACCCTTCCAGCTGA
- the LOC18774076 gene encoding UPF0481 protein At3g47200 produces MSNEDILQLEAEATDKNEWKREITKKLHQKVATGSENLSIYKVPKNLRKVKDEAYNSRVVSIGPFHLGNHALVAMRHHKWQYMQYFFARIEDHQQSLQCLEVCTNAIYDLDEKVRGCYSEKIDHIDKNVLAEIMLLDGCFILELFLRYDQHLNMKLEDESDPIFNSAWMIAALRHDLILLENQIPFFILKSLYDAMKSHLKGTPNSVTSLALKFFEMNQKSTKEEPDTKNHHLLHLLHKFYLPNLDFTTTNHQLKRSVTEIQPGHISISVSVELTSHIQHVSAIHLTSGIPRPEQAAATNIKRWGFNFSASNLLWAGIEFEKGLSEDHLLNITFVKGIIRIPPVDIHLTSDSLFRNLIAFEQCSLRSTHHITSYLILMKSLISSTRDIKLLRERGIINLLNHNSVGDQEYFTEFKTILDMVVVKDFCFGKLCDQVNAYCKSWLPWSKHKITTRVRFRRHINFLYRTYFSSPWSIISFVAAVALFVLTVIQTYYSIHSR; encoded by the exons ATGAGTAATGAGGACATCCTACAACTG GAAGCAGAAGCAACTGATAAGAACGAATGGAAGCGGGAGATTACTAAAAAACTTCACCAGAAAGTGGCAACAGGGTCAGAAAACTTGAGCATTTATAAAGTTCCAAAAAACCTTCGAAAAGTCAAGGATGAAGCATACAACTCTCGTGTTGTCTCAATTGGACCCTTCCATCTAGGCAACCATGCCCTTGTAGCTATGAGACATCATAAATGGCAATACATGCAATATTTTTTTGCACGAATAGAAGATCATCAACAATCCCTCCAATGTTTAGAAGTGTGTACCAATGCTATTTATGATTTAGATGAAAAGGTTCGTGGATGCTATTCCGAAAAGATAGACCACATTGATAAGAATGTGCTAGCAGAAATCATGTTACTAGATGGTTGCTTTATATTGGAACTTTTCCTCAGGTATGACCAACACTTAAATATGAAGTTAGAAGACGAATCTGATCCGATATTCAATAGTGCTTGGATGATTGCAGCTCTTCGCCATGATCTGATATTACTTGAAAACCAGATCCCTTTCTTTATTCTCAAAAGTTTGTATGATGCTATGAAGTCTCATCTTAAGGGCACACCAAACTCTGTCACTAGCCTTGCTCTTAAGTTCTTTGAAATGAACCAAAAGTCAACAAAAGAAGAGCCTGACACAAAAAACCATCATTTGCTTCATCTTTTGCACAAATTCTACCTCCCAAATTTAGATTTCACAACAACAAATCACCAACTGAAACGCAGTGTTACAGAGATCCAACCTGGTCATATCTCAATCTCAGTCTCTGTTGAATTGACTTCTCACATTCAACATGTTTCTGCAATACATCTAACTTCAGGGATTCCTAGACCTGAACAAGCAGCTGCAACCAATATTAAAAGATGGGGATTCAATTTTAGCGCTTCAAACCTTTTATGGGCTGGGATTGAGTTTGAAAAAGGGTTGTCGGAGGACCATTTGTTAAACATAACTTTCGTCAAGGGAATAATCCGAATTCCACCAGTCGACATTCACTTGACATCAGATTCACTCTTTAGGAACTTGATCGCTTTTGAGCAATGCAGCCTTAGAAGTACGCATCatattacgtcgtatttgaTCCTCATGAAGAGTCTCATTAGTTCCACACGGGATATAAAACTACTAAGGGAAAGAGGGATCATAAATCTATTAAATCACAATAGTGTTGGAGACCAAGAATATTTCACTGAATTCAAAACTATATTGGACATGGTTGTTGTGAAGGACTTCTGTTTTGGTAAGTTGTGTGACCAAGTGAATGCATACTGTAAGTCCTGGTTGCCATGGAGCAAACACAAGATAACGACTAGGGTGCGATTTAGGAGACATATAAACTTCCTTTACCGCACGTACTTCTCTAGTCCATGGAGTATCATATCATTTGTTGCTGCTGTGGCCCTTTTTGTTCTCACAGTCATACAGACATACTATAGCATTCACTCTCGCTAA
- the LOC18773272 gene encoding lactosylceramide 4-alpha-galactosyltransferase — translation MTVKRMSHKVLDHSHFSRTTKSSLLSTISFAAIFFIIYADIFVSNLPMQTIDLRNHEVLDHNHDQTQVPQEQIESTFITDQSKPQLSIQAKIQELEDEIRDPLVPPENVTKEERLVWFRRKLPELEILKSNNLSQQFHGRVLEFLNNGCSLQFYMVWLSPAKSFGKRDFLTMDTLFKSHPQGCLMIISNSMDSARGYRILKPLLDRGFKILAIAPDLPFLVKNTPAESWLEELKSGRTDPGYIPLSQNLANLIRLAMLYKYGGIYLDTDLIILKDLSGLRNAIGAQSLDSESKIWNRLNGAVMIFDINHPILLEFLEEFATTFNGNKWGHNGPYLVSRVIARLEGSGRPLDYNFTILPPEAFYPLDWIRIHRIFRKPERESESRAVEMTLNELNARETYVVHLWNKRSRQLAIGEGSVMARLISEHCVICQDLYVS, via the coding sequence ATGACAGTCAAAAGAATGTCTCACAAAGTGTTGGATCACAGCCACTTTAGCCGCACCACGAAATCCTCcctcctctccaccatctcATTTGCTgccatcttcttcatcatctatGCAGACATCTTTGTCTCCAACCTTCCCATGCAAACAATTGACTTGAGAAATCATGAAGTTCTTGACCATAATCATGACCAGACTCAGGTGCCTCAAGAGCAAATTGAGTCAACCTTCATAACTGATCAGAGCAAGCCACAGCTTTCAATTCAAGCAAAGATTCAGGAACTTGAAGATGAAATTCGTGATCCTCTGGTTCCTCCAGAAAATGTCACAAAAGAGGAAAGACTTGTGTGGTTCCGACGAAAACTGCCAGAGCTAGAGATACTCAAGTCAAACAACTTGTCACAGCAGTTCCACGGTCGAGTGCTCGAGTTCCTCAACAATGGATGCAGCCTTCAATTCTACATGGTATGGCTTTCACCAGCAAAGTCATTTGGGAAAAGAGATTTCTTGACCATGGACACCCTCTTCAAATCCCACCCTCAAGGATGCTTGATGATCATATCAAACTCCATGGACTCAGCAAGAGGGTACAGAATCCTGAAGCCTTTACTTGACAGAGGGTTCAAAATACTTGCAATCGCACCAGACTTGCCCTTTCTTGTCAAGAACACACCAGCTGAGTCTTGGCTTGAAGAATTAAAGAGTGGCAGGACAGATCCAGGTTACATCCCATTATCTCAAAACCTAGCCAATCTGATTAGGCTTGCAATGCTATACAAATATGGAGGTATCTACTTGGACACAGACTTGATAATTCTGAAGGATTTATCTGGGTTGAGGAATGCAATTGGAGCACAAAGTTTGGATTCAGAGTCCAAAATCTGGAACAGACTAAATGGTGCAGTGATGATCTTTGACATAAACCATCCAATTCTGCTAGAATTCTTAGAAGAATTTGCTACAACTTTTAATGGGAACAAATGGGGTCACAATGGACCTTACTTGGTCTCCAGAGTAATCGCTAGACTAGAAGGGAGTGGAAGGCCACTGGATTATAACTTTACAATATTGCCTCCTGAGGCATTCTATCCATTGGACTGGATTAGGATACACAGGATCTTCAGGAAGCCCGAGAGGGAATCGGAGTCAAGAGCGGTGGAAATGACACTAAATGAGCTAAATGCAAGGGAGACTTACGTTGTGCACCTATGGAACAAACGAAGTAGACAGTTGGCCATTGGAGAGGGAAGTGTCATGGCGAGATTGATCTCAGAGCACTGTGTCATTTGCCAGGACCTATATGTTTCTTAA
- the LOC18774031 gene encoding 30S ribosomal protein S31, chloroplastic: MASLILGALPIPTQTLTFSSRISFSQSETVSISLPSSTASLSVSTATTPLVPSVYCGRGDKKTERGKRFNHSYGNARPRNKNKGRGPPRVPVPVAPPKKDKFEDDTVVKVEIDESLS; this comes from the exons ATGGCGTCACTGATACTCGGAGCTCTTCCAATCCCCACTCAAACGCTCACTTTCAGCTCTCGCATTTCGTTTTCTCAGTCTGAAACCGTATCCATTTCTCTCCCCTCCTCCACAGCTTCGCTCTCAGTCTCCACAGCTACCACTCCATTAGTCCCTTCAG TGTATTGCGGTAGGGGCGATAAGAAAACCGAAAGAGGAAAGCGTTTCAATCACTCTTATGGCAAT GCTAGGCCTCGGAACAAGAACAAGGGAAGAGGTCCACCTAGGGTTCCGGTGCCTGTGGCTCCCCCTAAGAAAGATAAGTTTGAAGACGATACAGTTGTCAAGGTTGAAATTGATGAGTCTCTGTCTTAG
- the LOC18773077 gene encoding uncharacterized protein LOC18773077, which yields MMNSSEITEEKDDDSSCLVDPEVQKERIRQIIEYQKSLYRSSSSSSSSSSSAASCSSFSSARKSSSLLGLMKVGNTSLRRLFDMEHTSLANHFEDFSGSSIIKPILLWGSDTDNENEMHDPWQSIKQFGPINESRIDGPSKFPSDGSFRDGERGFRNTEVRIGNRKLTRKKSFRRLPGFGLWRCRGFRLRLRLRRLRIAFCGRKY from the coding sequence ATGATGAATTCATCGGAAATAACCGAAGAGAAGGATGATGATAGCAGTTGCCTTGTTGATCCAGAAGTTCAAAAAGAAAGGATAAGGCAGATTATAGAGTATCAGAAATCTCTTTATCGGTCTTCAtcttcgtcttcttcctcctcttcctcagCTGCTTCCTGTTCCTCGTTTTCTTCAGCTCGAAAAAGTAGCAGTTTGTTAGGTTTGATGAAAGTAGGAAACACATCGTTGAGGAGATTATTTGACATGGAGCATACAAGTTTGGCGAACCATTTTGAGGATTTCAGTGGCTCATCCATAATTAAGCCTATTCTTCTATGGGGCAGTGATACAgacaatgaaaatgaaatgcatGATCCATGGCAATCCATCAAGCAGTTTGGACCAATAAATGAATCTAGGATTGATGGACCAAGTAAGTTTCCTTCAGATGGTAGCTTCCGGGATGGAGAGCGTGGCTTCCGGAATACAGAGGTAAGAATTGGCAACCGCAAGCTGACTAGGAAAAAGTCATTTAGGAGATTGCCCGGATTTGGGTTATGGAGATGCAGAGGATTTAGATTGAGATTAAGATTGAGGCGGCTTAGGATTGCTttttgtggaagaaaatattag
- the LOC18774761 gene encoding lactosylceramide 4-alpha-galactosyltransferase yields the protein MSRMDSRLLSLAKFHIFCTLSLAAIIFIIYADSIIYNDSEKSVELNDKAPSPVLLQTHSSAGHLIKSDINRIALHSMQEETLEVGREISSPLVPPFNATEEERIAWFRSKLPKFEIFKSDKFARQFHGRVLEFFNNKCEGQFFMTWISPVRSFGSREFLSMESLFRAHPHGCLMILSRTMDSRRGYRILKPLQDRGFKVHAVTPDLSFLFKNTPAEAWFAEMKGGKKDPGEIPLAQNLSNLMRLAILYKYGGVYLDMDFIVLNSFLGLRNSIGAQSVDVASKNWTRLNNAVLVFDMNHPLLYKFMEEFASTFDGNKWGHNGPYLVSRVVRRVQNRPGYNFTILPPIAFYPVDWNRIGGLFKKPGSQAHSRWVKAKLLQLSGETYGVHLWNKQSSRVTIEEGSIMQRLISDHCVICSDIYSS from the coding sequence ATGAGTAGAATGGACAGCCGCCTACTTAGCCTTGCCAAATTTCATATCTTCTGTACTCTATCACTAGCTGcaatcatcttcatcatctatGCCGATAGCATCATCTATAATGACTCCGAAAAATCGGTTGAGTTGAATGATAAAGCTCCTTCTCCAGTGCTGCTGCAGACTCATAGTTCTGCAGGCCATTTGATCAAGTCTGATATAAATCGCATAGCCCTGCATTCCATGCAGGAAGAGACCCTTGAGGTTGGTAGAGAAATTTCAAGTCCTCTTGTTCCTCCTTTCAATGCCacagaagaggaaagaatCGCTTGGTTTCGGAGCAAGCTacccaaatttgagattttcAAATCAGACAAGTTTGCAAGGCAATTCCACGGTCGTGTTCTGGAATTCTTTAACAACAAGTGTGAGGGGCAGTTCTTTATGACATGGATTTCACCGGTGAGGTCCTTTGGAAGCAGAGAGTTTTTGTCCATGGAGAGTCTTTTCAGAGCCCACCCTCATGGATGCTTGATGATTCTCTCGAGAACTATGGACTCCCGACGTGGTTACAGAATTCTGAAACCGCTGCAGGATCGCGGGTTCAAGGTTCATGCAGTGACACCAGACTTATCATTTCTGTTCAAGAACACCCCAGCTGAAGCCTGGTTTGCTGAAATGAAGGGAGGCAAAAAAGACCCTGGTGAGATCCCATTAGCCCAGAATCTGTCTAATTTGATGAGGCTTGCAATTCTATACAAGTATGGAGGTGTTTACTTAGACATGGATTTCATAGTTTTGAATTCATTCTTGGGGTTGAGAAACTCAATCGGTGCACAAAGTGTGGATGTGGCATCTAAAAACTGGACCAGGTTAAATAATGCAGTTCTGGTGTTTGATATGAATCATCCCCTTCTGTACAAATTCATGGAGGAATTTGCCTCCACTTTTGATGGGAATAAATGGGGGCACAATGGTCCCTATCTGGTGTCCAGAGTGGTCCGGAGGGTGCAAAACCGACCAGGTTACAACTTTACAATTCTACCCCCTATCGCCTTTTACCCCGTCGATTGGAATAGGATTGGGGGACTGTTTAAGAAGCCAGGAAGCCAAGCTCATTCTCGATGGGTAAAAGCAAAGCTGCTTCAGCTCAGCGGAGAGACTTATGGGGTACACTTGTGGAACAAGCAAAGTAGCCGAGTCACGATCGAAGAAGGAAGCATTATGCAGAGATTAATCTCCGATCATTGTGTCATTTGCAGTGACATATACAGTTCTTAA